A region from the Fusarium graminearum PH-1 chromosome 4, whole genome shotgun sequence genome encodes:
- a CDS encoding calcium/calmodulin-dependent protein kinase has product MSFAGMLNRLHGQPESYDKKAKYKFGRTLGAGTYGVVREADGPTGKVAVKIILKRNVKGNEQMVYDELEMLQKLKHPHIVKFVDWFESRDKFYIVTQLATGGELFDRICEQGKFTEKDAAETIKQVLLAVDFLHKNNIVHRDLKPENLLYLNRDPESDLVLADFGIAKMLDGKGESLKTMAGSFGYAAPEVMRKEGHGKPVDMWSMGVITYTLLCGYSPFRSENLQDLIRECTDNSVVFHERYWKDVSNDAKDFILKLIDPDADKRWTSEEALGHIWLTGENATDYNLLPEIKSFRARSRFRRIIEKIKLQARIEKLKAMEEDPDNSDLSAIFSEVARAKLADEKEEREVLRITQEVEKEVKRRSFQA; this is encoded by the exons ATGAGTT TCGCCGGCATGCTAAACAGGCTTCACGGCCAACCCGAGAGCTACGATAAGAA AGCCAAGTACAAGTTCGGTCGAACCCTCGGTGCTGGAACATATGGAGTTGTTCGTGAGGCCGATGGCCCTACCGGCAAGGTCGCTGTAaagatcatcctcaagcGAAATGTCAAGGGCAACGAGCAAATGGTCTATGACGAGCTCGAGATGCtgcagaagctcaagcatCCTCACATCGTCAAGTTTGTCGATTGGTTTGAGTCAAGG GACAAGTTCTACATTGTTACACAGCTCGCTACTGGCGGCGAGCTTTTCGACCGTATCTGCGAACAGGGCAAGTTCACCGAGAAGGATGCCGCTGAAACTATCAAGCaagttcttcttgctgtCGATTTCCtccacaagaacaacattgTTCACAGAG ATCTCAAGCCCGAGAATCTTCTCTACCTCAACCGAGACCCCGAATCCGACCTCGTGCTGGCCGACTTTGGtatcgccaagatgcttgaCGGAAAGGGTGAATCGCTCAAAACTATGGCTGGTTCCTTTGGTTATGCTGCCCCCGAAGTGATGCGTAAGGAAGGCCACGGAAAGCCCGTAGACATGTGGTCTATGGGTGTCATCACTTACACTCTGCTCTGTGGTTACTCGCCTTTCCGAAGCGAGAACCTCCAGGATCTCATCCGAGAATGCACTGATAACTCTGTCGTCTTCCACGAACGCTACTGGAAGGATGTCAGCAACGATGCCAAGGACTTCATCCTGAAGCTTATCGATCCCGATGCTGACAAGCGTTGGACTAGCGAG GAAGCGTTAGGCCACATCTGGCTCACTGGTGAGAATGCCACTGACTACAACTTGTTGCCCGAGATCAAGTCGTTCCGCGCCAGAAGCCGATTTAGGCGTATCatcgaaaagatcaagctcCAGGCCCGTATcgaaaagctcaaggctaTGGAGGAGGATCCCGACAACTCAGATCTGTCGGCAATCTTCTCCGAGGTTGCCAGAGCAAAGCTTGCAGACGAAAAGGAGGAACGAGAGGTTCTCCGCATCACGCAAGAGGTCGAAAAGGAGGTCAAGCGACGCAGCTTCCAGGCTTAA